From Onychostoma macrolepis isolate SWU-2019 chromosome 05, ASM1243209v1, whole genome shotgun sequence, one genomic window encodes:
- the enc1 gene encoding ectoderm-neural cortex protein 1 has translation MKMSVCVHENRKSRASTGSMNIYLFHKSSYADSVLMHLNALRQQRLFTDVLLHAGNRSFPCHRAVLAACSRYFEAMFSGGLRESQDSEVDFRDSIHPEVLELLLDYAYSSRVIINEENAESLLEAGDMLEFQDIRDACAEFLEKNLHPSNCLGMLLLSDAHQCTQLFQLSWSMCLSNFPAICKTEEFLQLPKDMLVQLLAHEELETEDERLVYESALNWVNYDLERRHCQLPELLRTVRLALLPAIFLMENVSTEELIIAQAKSKELVDEAIRCKLRILQNDGVVNSPCARPRKTSHALFLLGGPTFMCDKLYLVDQKAKEIIPKADIPSPRKEFSACAIGCKVYVTGGRGSENGVSKDVWVYDTLHEEWSKAAPMLIARFGHGSAELRHCLYVVGGHTAATGCLPASPSVSLKQVEQFDPVANKWSMVAPLREGVSNAAVVSVKLKLFAFGGTSVAHDKLPKVQCYDPSENRWTVPASCPQPWRYTAAAVLGNQIFVMGGDTEFSACSAYKFSSETYQWTKVGDVTAKRMSCQAVASGNKLYVVGGYFGTQRCKTLDCYDPTLDAWNSITTVPYSLIPTAFVSTWKHLPA, from the exons atGAAAATGTCGGTCTGCGTCCACGAGAACCGCAAGTCTCGTGCCAGCACGGGCTCTATGAACATCTACCTGTTTCACAAGTCCTCGTATGCCGACAGTGTGCTAATGCATCTGAATGCTCTTCGGCAGCAGAGACTCTTCACCGATGTTCTGCTCCACGCGGGAAACCGCTCTTTCCCGTGCCACAGGGCTGTGCTGGCTGCCTGCAGCCGCTACTTTGAAGCAATGTTCAGCGGAGGGCTGAGAGAGAGTCAGGACAGTGAAGTGGACTTCAGGGACTCCATTCATCCAGAG GTATTGGAGCTCCTTCTGGACTATGCCTATTCATCAAGAGTGATAATAAATGAGGAGAACGCGGAGTCTCTCCTTGAGGCTGGTGACATGCTGGAGTTTCAGGACATCCGTGATGCTTGTGCCGAGTTCCTGGAGAAGAACCTTCACCCATCCAACTGCCTGGGCATGCTGCTACTCTCAGATGCTCACCAGTGCACCCAGCTGTTCCAGCTGTCCTGGAGCATGTGCCTCAGTAACTTCCCTGCCATCTGCAAGACTGAAGAGTTTCTCCAGCTGCCTAAGGACATGCTGGTCCAACTGCTGGCACACGAAGAGCTCGAAACCGAGGACGAGCGTCTGGTCTACGAGTCGGCGCTTAACTGGGTGAACTACGACCTTGAGAGGAGGCACTGTCAGCTTCCGGAGCTGCTCCGTACTGTGCGTCTGGCTCTCCTGCCTGCCATTTTCCTCATGGAGAACGTCTCTACGGAGGAGCTCATCATCGCACAGGCTAAAAGCAAAGAGCTGGTGGACGAGGCCATCCGCTGCAAACTGCGCATTTTGCAAAACGACGGCGTCGTTAATAGTCCTTGCGCCCGGCCCCGCAAGACCAGCCATGCCCTTTTCCTGTTGGGTGGCCCCACGTTCATGTGCGACAAGCTCTACCTGGTGGACCAGAAGGCCAAAGAGATCATTCCAAAGGCAGACATCCCCAGTCCTCGCAAGGAGTTCAGCGCCTGTGCCATTGGCTGCAAAGTGTATGTGACTGGGGGCCGGGGCTCAGAGAACGGTGTGTCTAAGGACGTTTGGGTGTATGATACATTACATGAAGAATGGTCCAAAGCGGCTCCGATGCTGATCGCACGTTTCGGTCACGGTTCCGCTGAGTTACGCCACTGCCTGTACGTTGTTGGAGGTCACACAGCTGCCACTGGCTGTCTGCCTGCATCACCATCTGTGTCCTTGAAGCAGGTAGAGCAGTTTGACCCAGTTGCTAACAAGTGGAGCATGGTGGCACCGCTGCGAGAAGGAGTTAGCAATGCTGCTGTCGTCAGCGTAAAGCTGAAGTTATTCGCATTCGGTGGGACGAGTGTGGCCCACGACAAGCTGCCTAAAGTTCAGTGCTACGATCCCTCAGAAAATCGCTGGACGGTCCCGGCATCCTGCCCACAGCCGTGGCGCTACACCGCAGCTGCTGTTCTCGGCAACCAGATCTTTGTAATGGGAGGCGACACAGAATTCTCTGCTTGCTCTGCTTACAAATTCAGCAGCGAGACTTATCAGTGGACTAAAGTTGGAGATGTTACGGCAAAACGAATGAGCTGCCAAGCGGTGGCCTCTGGAAACAAACTTTATGTGGTGGGTGGCTACTTTGGTACACAGCGCTGCAAAACCCTGGACTGTTACGACCCCACGCTGGATGCCTGGAACAGCATCACTACCGTACCATATTCCTTAATCCCCACTGCCTTCGTGAGCACCTGGAAACACCTCCCAGCCTGA